A window of Caldivirga sp. contains these coding sequences:
- a CDS encoding radical SAM protein has product MVKESESLDIVLTTDRSMMTNHHGKEFLGFLSTGPIFVSLGPFHRLSEWFHIWLAAPKPKVDRLGRPREAPYGLRKIEAALIDAGFKAAIIDPDHVAKYIKNGAKILMLSHHDYFGLNPPSSTWAVIVGKEPLNAYLFRKMMSNLKPYIDDAKKTNGLKIFVGGPSAWQWLYFPELINYYGVDLVFDGEGDVAVVELARRALNGEPIPKYVYLGRRDSPSIDEIKTIKGASVNGLVEIGRGCPRSCAFCSVTLRALRWYPLSKIEEELKVNVRNGVVNGLIHSEDVPLYGSPTIIPKPEKLIELHKLVKRYYKTLAWSHTTLAAVLYGEKMQGKLMSRLAEIIEDENQDWWGAQVGLETGSRRLAKIIMPGKAAPYKIENWWDVVTDALSIMHEVKLIPALTIIVGLPGETADDVNETIELIERIRPYRSLVVPLFYVPMNHVRTDKEGWLYRYNLLPEHIELLRVVFRHSVYWSRDIVNKFYLKGPLLFPVKVGINYFIDYIEKRVNEIEDRLDEIIANLRNQNLEQRFTPMKLIQEINQAKATS; this is encoded by the coding sequence CTTGATATTGTGCTAACAACGGATAGATCAATGATGACTAATCACCATGGTAAGGAATTTCTAGGCTTCCTCTCCACAGGCCCCATCTTCGTCTCCCTAGGTCCATTTCACAGACTCTCGGAATGGTTTCACATTTGGTTAGCGGCACCTAAGCCTAAGGTTGATAGGCTTGGCAGACCTAGGGAGGCACCTTATGGTTTAAGGAAGATTGAGGCTGCTTTAATTGATGCTGGGTTTAAGGCAGCCATCATTGACCCAGATCACGTGGCTAAGTATATTAAGAATGGCGCTAAAATACTAATGCTTAGTCACCATGATTACTTCGGCCTTAACCCACCTTCATCCACCTGGGCTGTGATAGTGGGTAAGGAACCCCTCAATGCGTACCTCTTCAGGAAGATGATGAGTAACCTTAAGCCTTACATTGATGATGCTAAGAAGACTAATGGCTTAAAGATCTTCGTAGGCGGCCCCTCAGCTTGGCAATGGCTTTACTTCCCTGAGCTCATTAATTACTATGGGGTTGACCTAGTTTTTGATGGTGAGGGGGATGTTGCGGTTGTTGAATTAGCAAGGAGGGCTCTTAATGGGGAACCAATCCCTAAGTACGTTTACCTAGGTAGGAGGGATTCACCAAGTATAGATGAGATTAAGACCATTAAGGGCGCCTCAGTTAATGGGCTTGTGGAGATTGGGCGCGGCTGCCCTAGGAGCTGCGCCTTCTGTTCAGTTACGTTAAGGGCATTACGCTGGTACCCCTTGAGTAAGATTGAGGAGGAGCTTAAGGTTAATGTGAGGAATGGGGTTGTTAATGGCTTAATACACTCTGAGGATGTGCCATTGTACGGTTCACCAACGATAATACCTAAGCCTGAGAAGTTAATTGAACTCCATAAGCTTGTTAAGAGGTACTATAAGACCCTTGCCTGGAGTCACACAACCCTTGCTGCGGTACTCTATGGTGAGAAGATGCAGGGTAAGTTAATGAGCAGGTTAGCTGAAATCATTGAGGATGAGAACCAGGACTGGTGGGGTGCGCAGGTTGGCCTTGAGACTGGTTCACGCAGGTTAGCTAAGATCATAATGCCTGGTAAGGCTGCCCCATATAAGATTGAGAATTGGTGGGATGTCGTAACGGATGCATTATCCATAATGCATGAGGTGAAGCTGATACCTGCATTAACGATAATAGTTGGGTTACCTGGGGAGACTGCTGATGACGTTAATGAAACCATTGAACTCATTGAGAGAATCAGACCTTACAGAAGCCTTGTTGTACCACTATTCTACGTACCAATGAACCACGTTAGGACTGATAAGGAGGGGTGGCTGTATAGGTATAACCTGCTCCCTGAGCATATTGAGCTTCTTAGGGTTGTGTTTAGGCATTCAGTGTATTGGTCGAGGGACATTGTGAACAAGTTCTACCTAAAGGGTCCACTACTCTTCCCAGTTAAGGTTGGGATAAACTATTTCATAGATTACATTGAGAAGAGGGTTAATGAAATTGAGGATAGGCTTGATGAAATCATTGCTAACTTAAGGAACCAGAACCTTGAGCAAAGATTCACGCCGATGAAGCTAATTCAAGAGATTAATCAAGCTAAGGCCACTAGTTAA
- a CDS encoding serine hydrolase encodes MDFSNLEGFVISKMRESRIPGLTLGIVKNGELVYARGFGFKDLERGLPATPRTTYGIGSITKSFTALAVLKLAEEGKLSLQDPVERYVPLRLRPMGEPVLIHHLLTHSSGIPALGYAEAFINGVLGLEETWLPLATPDDVIAFMRESEDWAIAKPGERFFYLNEGYVLLGYIIRKVTGLPYEDYVSKLILKPLGMSRTYFREEEYSSDEDKATPYIIDKEGKHVKGKFPFGITSDGGLLSNIIDMSKYVNMLINRGEFNGVRVLGKDYLELAERKYINVPWRTLGDEGYGYGLIVSDEFFNRRLISHSGSVLVYTSYMAYVPSDKIGVIVMANAEGYPLSRIGLYALTMMIGHDPSKELEVFRREEASARLEGTYESYGGTVRVSVVRQGDYLIMRSVTKYTEESTILVPEEIKSDYAKYFTLINGAKVYAEFIVKNSGVELIYERFKFTKRQ; translated from the coding sequence ATGGATTTCAGTAATCTTGAGGGATTTGTAATAAGTAAAATGAGGGAATCCAGGATACCTGGGTTAACCCTAGGTATTGTTAAGAATGGTGAATTAGTTTACGCGAGGGGTTTTGGTTTCAAGGATCTTGAGAGGGGGTTACCGGCAACTCCACGTACGACCTACGGTATTGGTTCAATAACCAAGTCCTTCACTGCACTTGCTGTACTTAAGCTTGCTGAGGAGGGAAAACTAAGCCTACAGGACCCAGTGGAGCGTTATGTACCATTGAGACTACGCCCAATGGGTGAACCAGTACTGATACATCACCTGTTAACTCACTCAAGCGGTATACCGGCGTTAGGTTACGCTGAAGCCTTCATAAATGGAGTATTGGGACTTGAGGAAACCTGGCTTCCCTTAGCAACCCCAGATGATGTAATAGCCTTCATGAGGGAATCTGAAGATTGGGCTATTGCTAAGCCAGGTGAGAGATTCTTCTACCTAAATGAGGGCTATGTCCTACTCGGTTACATTATTAGGAAGGTTACTGGGTTACCCTATGAAGATTACGTGAGTAAGTTAATACTCAAGCCCCTGGGTATGAGTAGAACGTATTTTAGGGAAGAGGAGTACAGTAGTGATGAGGATAAGGCTACACCCTACATTATTGATAAGGAGGGGAAGCATGTTAAGGGCAAATTCCCCTTTGGAATAACCTCAGATGGAGGATTACTAAGCAATATAATTGACATGTCAAAGTACGTTAACATGCTTATAAATAGGGGTGAGTTTAATGGAGTAAGAGTATTGGGTAAAGATTACTTGGAATTAGCTGAGAGGAAGTACATTAATGTCCCCTGGAGAACACTGGGTGATGAAGGTTATGGCTATGGTTTAATAGTAAGTGATGAATTCTTCAATAGGCGGCTCATCAGCCACAGCGGATCAGTCCTAGTTTACACTTCATACATGGCCTATGTACCAAGTGATAAGATAGGGGTAATTGTTATGGCTAATGCTGAGGGTTATCCATTATCCAGGATAGGTCTCTACGCCTTAACAATGATGATTGGGCATGATCCAAGCAAGGAACTTGAAGTATTCAGGAGGGAGGAGGCTAGTGCAAGGTTGGAGGGGACCTATGAATCATATGGTGGCACAGTTAGGGTAAGTGTGGTTAGGCAAGGTGATTACTTAATAATGAGGAGTGTAACTAAGTACACTGAGGAGTCGACTATACTTGTTCCTGAGGAGATTAAGAGTGATTACGCCAAGTACTTCACGCTAATTAATGGGGCTAAGGTGTATGCGGAGTTCATAGTTAAGAATAGTGGAGTTGAGTTAATATATGAGAGGTTTAAATTCACTAAGAGGCAGTAG